Part of the Lolium rigidum isolate FL_2022 chromosome 6, APGP_CSIRO_Lrig_0.1, whole genome shotgun sequence genome, tactgctatcgctgcttgtttactgttactgcgttactactgctacgttactactgctcatacttatttataccacctgtatttcactatctcttcgccgaactagtgcacctattaggtgtgttggggacacaagagacttcttgctttgtggttgcagggttgcatgagagggatatctttgacctcttcctccctgagatcgataaaccttgggtgatccacttaagggaaacttgctgctgttctacaaacctctgctcttggaggcccaacactgtctacaagaatagaagctcccgtagacatcacagtgcctccaatgaactatggagaatcatcttggaagggtacaagccttacaaccccgacaagttgactagaagagaacagtttgacaaccaactcaactccattgcctttcacatgattcaaactagtgtgggaacAAAGGACTTTGTTCGGAAATTCACAACCACCAAGGAGGCATGGGAGGGTTTGGCCACAAGCTTCATagggaagtgaaagcatgaagagaaacaaagTATAGTGCTCTTCGGAACCAAGTCGAAGGTTTCATGAGGTTGCCGGATGAAGACCATCAAGAGATGTATAGAAGGCTTATCACCATTGCCGATGCTTTTCAGAATGTGGGTGCCCAACATATTGATGACTTTTGGATCAAGGACAAGTATATTGATTAGATGATGCcttttgaacccattgatgtcaagagttTCCTTGGGAGAGAAAGCTATTCTTCTCTCACCTCCCAACAAGTGGTGCACAAGATGCAAGGTCTCAAGGTGGCCGAACAAAACTCTCTAGATTCTCGCAATCATGTTATTGGAATGTCAAGAGGTACAAACCTTGTCTTGATGGTCAATACCATGgaagaagtgaaccctcaagaaccatataggacatcttcgagtatgtcctatccggaagatttggaataccactacaatgaccacatggcattccatgcaaaaaccttttgggttgaCACATCCAAGGCAAAGTAAgataacatcaagaggaacaactcaAGCAGGTTCAAGAGCTTGGGCCCAAgatcaagatcatgctacaattgtggtgacaagctCCATTTCATAGCCGAATGTccatatgagcatagagaaactcATGGTGAAAGGcttattcccaaggacaagagcaaagattcaaaggcccccaaacaaaaattctacaacaagagtaagaagaacaagaggccatcaaggattgtgctaatgactaaggaagaatattcttccgatgacaatgatagtagtagtgatgaagaagaaacctcaaaggaagtggctgccattgccaccaccaatattccctcttcatctctctttgaatcccccaatgagaaccctcacatcaagaatgcacattgcttcatggcaaggtcctccttggacacatctattgtgctatcatctcaagaagaatacacatctggggatgatgatgatgatgaagaagatcaaacttccaatggattggttgctctttcTTCCCTCTCcaacaactcttcatcaccaattgaatcctccAATGAGGATATTCACATGAacaaagaaagttgcctcattgctaaatcttccgaggtatcttcccccaacccctctatgcctatcatATAAAATGctctaggggttgatcatgctagcttaaaaatgaaacaagaaatgcttgattttgaTGAATTCATccttaacttgaaaggtgacactaAAAAACATGTTTCGGCTCTCATGGTTCGTCTAGCACAACTAGGTGATACCCTTGATAAAAAAATGTCAAATATAAAgagaggattctcttgaaatagtcgctcttaaaaatgcccttgaggaaggacaagaaactatagcttctcttgaagagaggctagaaactcttgaagaacctcaagataaaattgctaAGCTTACCAAAgaaagagatcttgctagggctaagttaAAAGTGCTTaagaaggaaaaggccaaatttggtgttgatcatgagaaacttgtgaaggatctagatgaactagacaaggatCACAAAGCCTTGAAAAGTGaacactctctcctctccaagtctaatgagcaacttcaaattaggcttactaaatatgatgtgcctagatcttctacctctacttgtgatcatgcaaatattgtttaggaaaatgctaggttaaaggatgaacttggtaaggcctcctctccccaaagtaagttatctttggatgaccttttgagtaagcgaaggtcaaacaatgggaaggagggccttggctaTAATGCCATGgcaaataaagcaaacaagaagaaggccaagcccgcacaacaaaagaagaaagTGGTCATTAATGATCATGTCCCAAAGGCTAAAACCTTTGATGATGATAAtgtgggaattgctaaccctcactatgttttatttaaagattattatggtgatgtttatgcaaaatatgttgtcccttatgatggttatattgcttggtctatttgggtcccaaagacccttgttgctaacaaagagGACCCAttaaaaaatgggtacctaaatccaagaattgatctcatgtaggactatgccaccggaggttcaaaatgggtgcttgatagtggatgcacaagtcatatgaccggcggaaaggatcttatcaaggagttgaggcctaaccttCTTGATATCAccatctcctttggcgataattcaacatccgaggtattgggttttggcaaggctgtggttgcacacaacattactcttgtgaatgtcatgcttgtcaaaacccttggttacaatttgttaTCCATtttcgcccttggcaagatgggtttcaccgtatttattgataatgatattgtggtcctcttgtggagcaagactctaaaagtcgcgttcgttgggtatcgcaaaaataacttgtatgtggtggacttctcaggggccaccacgacaagtgcgatgtgcctattcggaaaggccgatgtgggttggttgtggcatcgccgcttggcccatgtcaacatgagaactttgcaaagtcttcaaaaggggaaccatattgtgggactaatggaaaatgtgtcttttgccgaagatcgtgtttgtagggcttgtgttgaaggaaaaatgcatgactctccgcacccaagcaagactattatctcttccaagaggatcttggagctccttcatgtggatctctttggtcctgccacttatgcaagtcttggtgcgaagaaatattgcttggtgattgttgatgactattcaagatatacttcggtctattttctcaagaagaaagatgagactcaacaaatcttcattgactttgccaccgaggtgcaacgacaacacaacctccttacattggcaataagaagtgacaacggctccgagttcaagaactacacactcaatgattttcttagtggtgAGGGAATAaggcatcaatattccgctgcatacacccctcaacaaaatggtgttgcggagaggaagaaccggactcttatggatatggcaagatctatgatggcggagtacgaatcccgctataatttttgggccgaagccatctccactgcTTGCCACTCttttaaccggctctatctccgtaagggcttgaacaagactccatatgaaatattcaccggcaacaagcctaatatctcatacttcaaggtattcaggagtaagtgtttctacaaaatcaaaggagttcgtttatctaagtttgctcctaaagctttggagggtatatttgttggttacggtgccgaatctcacacttatagagtctttgatatatcttctaggattatcattgaatcttgtagtgtgaatcgaagaaaatgatggctcccaagtggggcaagttgatacttgtgcaggtgatgaaatacctcaagatgccatagtaaaaatgggtgtgggatttttccgccccattgagggacacggtgtggtgtctcgggaaggactatgctctactatggtggagccctcatcttctcaacatcaacaaactccatctgttgaagctaatgatgcaccaacccaagaacaagaacaatacCCTCCCTCTAGTGTGAAGATGAAGGACAAGATCAATCTTGGATTCGTGATGgatccgatgagtatccattcaATATTCTCCTCTCACCGaataatgtccaagatcaagcacatgacgatgagcactctcaagaaattgaggaagctcaagttgaaggtcaagatggggacccaaacgatcaagttgatcaagtgatacctccaaggcctagaagaaccaaggaggagatcgaggcccgtcgtcttgcaagaagagataggaacttggaaattcttgaacacactcatgagaaggtcctaagtgatgtaagagtaagagtttccacaagaaggcaattggctaactttagcaatcatcatgcttatatctccttagtggaacccaagaaactatttgaagctcttgaagatccggattggttggaagctatgcacgatgaactcaacaacttcaagcgcaataaAGTATGGTCTttcgtagagaagccaaaggagtgccgcaatgttataagcactaaatggatattcaagaacaagcaagatgagtttggaaatgttgtgaggaacaaggtaagattggtggctcaaggtttctctcaaattgaaggaattgactttggagaaacctatgctcccgtggaaactcgccttgagtccatctgtatccttcttgcatatgcatcacatcataattttaagttacaacaaatggatgtgaaaagtgtgtttcttaatggtcctttgcatgaagaggtttatgttaagcaacccccggggtttgaggatcccgACTTCCCTAACCACGTCTATAAGCTTGatgaagcactttatggtcttaaacaagctcctagaccttggtacgagcaccttaaagaattgttgatagaccgtgggtttgatgttgggctaattgatcccactctttttactaagagggtcaatggggagattTTTGTttaccaattatatgttgatgatattatctttggctctactaacaaagctttcaatgaagaattttcaaagcttatgaccgataggtttgagatgtctatgatgggagagatgaggttctttcttggttttgagatcaaacaattgagagaagggactttcataaatcaagcaaaatatctccaagatatgctcaagaggttcaagatgacggagatgaagggtgtagccactccaatggttactaaatgtcatcttgcacttgatcttaatggtaaagaggtggatcaaaaggtatatcgctccatgattggatccttgcattacctttgtgcatctagaccggacatagtgttgagtgttggtgtgtgtgcaaggtatcaagcttctcctaaggagagtcacatgatggcgctcaaaagaatctttcgatatttggttgataccccaagatatggtctttggtatcctaaaggctcaagtttttatctcaatggatacaccgatgcagattgggcaggagacaatgatgataggaaatcaacctccggggcttgccaattccttggtaggtccttggtgtgttggtcttctaagaagcaaaattgtatatctctcaccACCACCGAAGacaaatatgttgccgccgcaagtggatgcactcaattgttatggatgaggcaaactttaaaggaatacggtgtcacttgtgacaaagtgcctcttttatgtgacaatgaaagtgatacgggtggcctttggacacctccgcctcaagaccgacaatccctcctcgtggcccaatgacacgagctcgggccaaagctatacaccaagaggtgaattcactcctttccacgtatacattggatacctcattggatggaatgctacctcatgcgaaTGCTCTATgttgctctcacttggtctgaggcacagatgtgggaggtgatgaacgcctgtgtgatcatgcacaacatgatcattgagaacgagcgcgacgcacctgtgcaggatgatcatccatttgattatcaagggccactagctgaggtagagcatgtgccTCAAGAATTCGctgcttttcttcatatgcacaatgaaattcgagatgcaggtgtccatgcaCAGCTGAAGACGGATCTAGCTacgcatttgtgggcgaggagaggagcagccaacaatgcatgattttatttctatttgtttgcttggatgaataatttaagtactatttgtttgttgagttgtatgaataatttaagtattatttatttgttgggttgtatgaataatttaagtactatttgtttgattgagtgtatgaataatttaattctatttgtgtgattgtatgaataaaatgtgatcgATATATTGtatcaaaatattttaaaaagaaaaaaaattggagGCCGCCGGTGTGGAAACGGCTTCCCCAAATGGAGAATGCAGTGCCGGCGCCtccaaacggaggtgccggcgcTCCACCGGTGCCTATTTGGAGGCtgcccggtggagatgctctcgtctccccgagaagccccccacgagccgttttttacatccggacggcgaaaaacggcccagtcgcgcccccaggttctcgttttcatccggatttgggcctaaattcatccggcgatcccacgccatccccagccccccggggagcgctcggggactccggatggagcaaaaccaatcgcccacgcccacgtgtctcctctttcgtccggattccccgggccatcctcttttttgcccgagaaacgccgcttggggagcacacgactggaaatatactgcctcccaggccaaattttcgtccaatccggacaAAAATTTCatcggatttggacgtggggagcatcaacgagtggggatgctctaagaccCGCGGTAGCAATAGAACAGAAAAGACAGTTCTTGTGCCGGACTTAAAAGCACCGAGACAGACGGCGCCTCAACTGCTCAACGACCAACAGCTAACCATGAAGGCCATGGCTGCCGCTggcaaagacgaagatgaagatGTTCCATCCCAATTCATCAAACACAAGTCAACAAGTTTTTATTACTAAGCCCGTACCGTACTACTCACATGGAATTCACCAGGGACCACACACAAGAACACATGGACAAAACACCATCACGCCATCCCCGTGACCACTCCGACTGTGCCTCGCGCACATGCACCTGATTCTGATTGTATACCTGACACGCCCGCGCCGGATGCGTGACCCAACTACTCCGGCTCGGCGCTGCCGCCGGTCCCGgtggccgcggccgcggaggcgcggGCCTTGAGCCAGTCGACGACGTCTCCGAAGACCTTGTCGACGTTCTCCTCCGGCTCGCCGACAATCTGGTGCCACATCCCGGGGTACATGTGCAGCGTCTTGTCCTTGCTCCCCGCCCTGCGGTGCAGCTCCTCCACGCACGCTGGGTCACACACCGTGTCCTCGCCGCCGTGCACCGCCAGCATCGGCAGCTCCACCTCCTCGAACCGCGCCTGCAGCTCCCGGCACATCCGGAGCAGCTCCAGCGCCGTCGCCGCGCGGGGCGGGGCCGTGGTGCGGCGCGGGCTCGCCAGCGCCAGCGCGCGCTTCCACTCCACCTTGAACGACCGCGCGGGGATGTTCCCCCTGGTGAAGGCCACGTGCCACGtcggcgccaccgccgccgccgcccacaggAGGTGCTCCAGCGGCCACGGCGGCATGAACCGGGGGCTCACGCCGCACATGGCGCCGTTCAGCACCACGCCGTCGCGCCACCGCTCCTTGTCCCTCAGGTGCAGGAACAGCGCGATGGCGCCGCCCAGGGACTCCCCGTACAGGAAGCACGGCAGCGGCGCCGGGTAGTCGGCGCGGAAGGAGGCGAAGGCGGCCTCGCAGTCTTCCAGGACGGGGACGATGTCCGGGATGTGGGCCTGGAGGCCCTCGGAGAAGCCGTGGCCCTGGTGGTCCACGGCGCCCACGGCGAATCCGGCCTTGGCGAGGTGAACGGCGGTGGGAAGGACCATCCAGCTCGACTCGCCGGTGAAACCGTGCACGAGGGCGATGGCGCCCAGAACGGGGGCGCCGCCACTGGGCACCCAACGCTGGGTGAAGATGCGGAGACCCCGCGGGTTGACGAAGGTGGAGGACGAGTGCGTGACGCCGTGGCGCGCGTAGTACTCCTCGGCggtgaggcggccgaaggggctcCGTTCGTCGGCCTCCGCCACGGGATGCACCATGGCTTCTTGTGCTCTGATCCCTCCCACTGCTCGCCTTGGTCTTGTTTCTTGGATAGATTGGAAACAATGGGGGAAAACCACGAGAGTAGTATTAGTAGTACCAGACTGGTAGCAGCACAGGAAGGATTGGCCGGCGTAGACCGTCTAGATGGGTACCTAGTTGTCTTACCGATCTCGACCCCCCACAGGATTAACCGTGGCACATGATTGTCCGGCGTAGATGGGGGGAAAGTCGGATGGGTTCCGACTGATGACTGATACGAGTACTACTGTACCACAGTGTGTGTGGGGTGCCTACCTACCTGTCTCACCGATCCTGTAGTACCGATCCGTGTAGCTAAACTACCATGTATACCATGTCCGGATTTTTTTTCATCTGCAAGTAAAATATACTACTTCTCCAACGGATGACAAGAGCAAGAATGATAAGAATAACGATAATGTTCCCAATGCTGACAAAAGCTAAACATGACAACATTGATAAGGATGCTCGTTGACCCTAACTCAACCACCAAGAACGGTACGAGGGCAATTCCTCTCCAAAGAAGCCTCCAGGTCCTATAATATTCTTACACTTATATTCCAGGTCCTATAATATGTAAGttctgggagtggtgttttgaaacatgggtgcatatgctccctatattttgaaacctGAAATCTTCCGAGCGCGCGTGTGCCAGACGGAAGTCTCGAGCGGTCACCAGAGCGGACGCACGACCAGTCGATCGTGGTGGGCCAGGTGCTTTTCTACCGGGTAGAGGCGTAGAGCACGTGGTCGACGTGGTTTGCGCGGCCCGTTCACATGAGCTGGGAACACAGCGCACTGCACTATTTTGGATTTTGGAGCCGTTGAGCGCTAGTCTTACACGACATGGAACATCGCGCACGAAATTTTCCCTTGGTTCCGGTCTTCGTCACACCAAAGGTCCAAAGTAGCGCCGGCGAGCATGGACATCGGGCGGGTGTAGGATCGCCGGCGCTGCCCACGCCTTCCAGCATCGCgcctgagagagcaattttagtaTCCTAGAAAGTAACTTTGAAACCCGATGAAGCAACTTTGCTGCCTGACAAAGCAACTTTGAAACCGACAGAACAACTTTGTTGTCCAACAAAGCAACTTCGGAACCGATGGAGTAACTTTGGAACCGGACGGAGCAACTCTGTTGCCTCGCGAGCAACCGGAACCGACGGAGCAACTTTGCTGCCTAGCAAAGCAATTTCGGAACCCGACGGCGCAACTTTGGGCCGGACGAAGCAACTTTGCTGCCCAGCAGAGCAACATCGAAACCCGAGGGAGCAACTTTGGGACCGAAAATAGCAACCTTGGTGCTTGCGGCACATTCTTGGTGTCCGATAGAGTATTTTTGGTGGTGCCTCAGTGTGCAACTCTAGTGTTGACAATGCCTAGCAACTGTAATGTCCGACTACTACTTTGGTGCACCGATGTTGCTTACCTTTATTTGGCAGGTTGCCTACCACTGCAATGAAGGTACATAAAACTGCACTAAAGTTCCTTACTATTATCGTGAACGTGCTCTTTGCTTTTGTGGTTGCTTTCTAAGTTGTGTACCATTTTTGTATAGTTTCATGCCACTGCAGTGTTGTTTTTAAAGTTATTTATTTGTGAACAGGCGAAGCGCATTTTATTTATCATAAAGATGTCAACCGTTGTTGCGAAgttatttaccattgttttgaatcTTTTTTGGGCAATTATCAAAATTGCTTAGTTGCTAGCCTAAGTTGCTTTATATCGCATCAAAGTTGcttcttaattttttttgttgaaataTATGCAAGCTAGATCTAGTTTTAAAGATCTTGTTACGAGGATTCTAAATGTGAAAGCGAATCATAATTTCAATACACGGTTTGAAAGTTATAGCTTTTTGAAATAGA contains:
- the LOC124667875 gene encoding caffeoylshikimate esterase-like, whose protein sequence is MVHPVAEADERSPFGRLTAEEYYARHGVTHSSSTFVNPRGLRIFTQRWVPSGGAPVLGAIALVHGFTGESSWMVLPTAVHLAKAGFAVGAVDHQGHGFSEGLQAHIPDIVPVLEDCEAAFASFRADYPAPLPCFLYGESLGGAIALFLHLRDKERWRDGVVLNGAMCGVSPRFMPPWPLEHLLWAAAAVAPTWHVAFTRGNIPARSFKVEWKRALALASPRRTTAPPRAATALELLRMCRELQARFEEVELPMLAVHGGEDTVCDPACVEELHRRAGSKDKTLHMYPGMWHQIVGEPEENVDKVFGDVVDWLKARASAAAATGTGGSAEPE